In candidate division KSB1 bacterium, one DNA window encodes the following:
- a CDS encoding SpoIIE family protein phosphatase: MSTALAQVASAPGTAPGSELEQLQAKVANLSSLIEVSIIVNSTLDLDSVLSLVMEKAQTVMQAEASSVMLINEATNMLEWEVALGEVGDQVKDKIHLRVGEGIAGWVAQTGEPLIVPDVSCDARFSRKSDEVTGFKTRSILAAPLKVRNRIIGVAEVINPVGGRNFTNDDLELFSTFCRQVALAIENARNHRAMLEKQKLDQQLEAARTIQESFLPQTFPTDPHNRFSVAARSVPAIQIGGDFYDFVNCSADALGVVMGDVSGKGMPAALYMAHLMSDFRIYSQTAAHPAAVLETINRILVERGRRGMFVTLQYLLLDLTSGRVEYATGGHLPFLWLRQRGRKCEFVGKGGGAPLGILAESRFVQKSLQLAPGDYLVIFTDGVVEAKNREARQYSMERLHATLKRSWPSPQALVDHLLQDVQRFTEGTAQHDDQTVVALRWG, encoded by the coding sequence ATGTCCACAGCACTCGCACAAGTTGCCTCCGCGCCCGGCACGGCACCGGGCAGCGAGCTGGAGCAGTTGCAGGCCAAAGTGGCCAACCTCTCCAGCCTGATCGAGGTGAGCATCATCGTCAACAGCACGCTCGATCTCGACAGTGTGTTGAGCCTGGTGATGGAAAAGGCGCAGACGGTGATGCAGGCGGAGGCCAGCTCGGTGATGTTGATCAACGAGGCCACCAACATGCTGGAGTGGGAGGTGGCGCTGGGCGAGGTCGGCGACCAGGTGAAGGACAAGATCCATCTGCGCGTGGGCGAGGGCATTGCCGGCTGGGTGGCGCAAACCGGCGAGCCGCTGATCGTGCCGGACGTCAGCTGCGACGCGCGCTTCTCGCGCAAGAGCGACGAAGTCACCGGCTTCAAAACGCGTTCGATATTGGCGGCGCCGCTGAAGGTGCGCAACCGCATCATCGGCGTGGCGGAGGTGATCAACCCGGTCGGCGGCCGGAATTTTACCAACGATGACCTGGAGCTGTTCTCGACCTTTTGCCGGCAGGTCGCGCTCGCCATCGAAAACGCGCGCAACCACCGCGCCATGCTCGAAAAGCAGAAGCTCGATCAACAACTCGAAGCGGCGCGCACCATTCAAGAGAGCTTTTTGCCGCAGACTTTTCCCACCGACCCGCACAACCGCTTCAGCGTCGCGGCCCGGTCGGTGCCCGCCATTCAAATCGGCGGCGACTTCTACGATTTCGTCAACTGCAGCGCTGACGCGCTGGGCGTGGTGATGGGCGACGTCTCGGGCAAGGGCATGCCGGCGGCGCTTTACATGGCGCATCTGATGAGCGACTTTCGCATTTACTCGCAAACCGCGGCACACCCGGCAGCCGTGCTGGAAACCATCAATCGCATTCTGGTGGAACGCGGCCGGCGCGGCATGTTCGTGACGCTGCAATACCTGCTGCTCGATCTCACCAGCGGCCGGGTGGAGTACGCCACCGGCGGGCACCTGCCGTTCCTGTGGTTGCGGCAGCGCGGCCGCAAATGTGAATTCGTCGGCAAGGGCGGCGGCGCACCGCTCGGCATTCTGGCGGAATCGCGCTTTGTGCAAAAATCCCTGCAACTCGCCCCCGGCGACTATCTCGTCATCTTCACCGACGGTGTCGTGGAAGCCAAAAACCGCGAAGCCAGGCAGTATTCCATGGAGCGTCTGCACGCCACCTTGAAACGGTCGTGGCCCTCGCCGCAGGCGCTGGTGGATCATTTGCTGCAGGATGTGCAACGCTTCACGGAGGGCACCGCGCAGCACGACGATCAAACCGTAGTGGCCCTGCGCTGGGGATGA